The following are from one region of the Prionailurus bengalensis isolate Pbe53 chromosome A2, Fcat_Pben_1.1_paternal_pri, whole genome shotgun sequence genome:
- the CC2D1A gene encoding coiled-coil and C2 domain-containing protein 1A isoform X2: MHKRKGPPGPPGRGAAAARQLGLLVDLSPDGLMIPEDGVNDEELEAEFLALVGGQPQVLEKLKGKGPLPMEAIEKMASLCMRDPDEEEGTDDEEDVEADDELLAELNVVLGEEQKSLESHPPVAQPKAAAPSPGVEATLQERLALYQRAIESARQAGGGAKMRRYDRGLKTLENLLASVRKGNAIDEGDIPPPVAVGKGPAATPSHTPAPSQPASTTSQPAPEPRVTVEGPPSSAPASSIGLAKPQLPPGPCSPDLLAQLQSRQREYKLAALHAKQQGDTATAARRFRVAKSFDAILEALSRGEPVDLSRLPPPPDQLPPEPPSPSPQPPAPSTVPSTPEVPPPPRTLLEALEQRMERYHVAAAQAKTKGDQRKARMHERIVKQYQDAIRAHKAGRTVDVAELPVPPGFPPIQGLEATEPTQQSLVGVLETAMKLANQDEGAEDEEDEEPKKPTSPPAPTAQPKAPPSRAPQSGSTPAAKTAPKGTSARAQQQLAFLEGRKKQLLQAALRAKQKNDVEGAKMHLRQAKGLEPMLEASRNGLPVDIAKVPPAPVNKDDFSLVQRPGPGLSQESARRYGELTKLIRQQHEMCLNHSNQFTHLGNIAETSKFEKLAEDCKRSMEILKQAFARGLPTPTARFEQRTFSVIKIFPDLSSNDMLLFIVKGINLPTPPGLSPSDLDVFVRFDFPYPNVEEAQKDKTSVIKNTDSPEFKEQFKLCINRSHRGFRRAIQTKGIKFEVVHKGGLFKTDRVLGTAQLKLDALETACEVREILEVLDGRRPTGGRLEVMVRIREPLTAQQLETTTERWLVIDPVPAAAPTQVAGPKGKAPPVPTPSREPGNRSARPLHSLSVLAFDQERLERKILALRQARRPVPPEVAQQYQDIMQRSQWQRAQLEQGGPGIRREYAAQLERQLQFYTEAARRLGNDGSREAAKEALYRRNLVESELQRLRR, encoded by the exons ATGCACAAGAGGAAGGGCCCCCCGGGGCCCCCCGGCCGAggtgccgccgccgcccgccag CTGGGCCTGCTGGTTGACCTCTCCCCAGACGGCCTTATGATCCCCGAGGATGGAGTTAACGATGAGGAACTGGAGGCCGAGTTCTTGGCCTTGGTGGGGGGCCAGCCCCAAGTCCTGGAGAAGCTCAAAGGCAAAG GTCCCCTGCCCATGGAGGCCATTGAGAAGATGGCGAGCCTGTGCATGAGAGACCCGGATGAGGAGGAAGGTACCGACGACGAGGAGGATGTGGAGGCTGACGACGAACTGCTG GCAGAACTAAATGTGGTccttggggaggagcagaagtcTCTGGAGTCCCACCCTCCTGTGGCTCAG CCCAAAgctgcagcccccagccccggggTGGAGGCCACCTTGCAGGAGAGGCTGGCCCTCTACCAGAGGGCGATCGAAAGCGCTAGGCAAGCTGGAGGTGGAGCCAAGATGCGGCGCTACGACCGGGGGCTTAAG ACACTTGAAAACCTGCTGGCCTCGGTCCGGAAAGGTAACGCCATCGACGAAGGGGACATCCCACCGCCCGTGGCagtggggaagggtccggcagccACCCCCAGCCACACGCCCGCACCCTCCCAGCCGGCCTCCACCACGAGCCAGCCAGCCCCGGAGCCCAGGGTCACGGTAGAAGGCCCGCcttcctctgccccagcctcATCCATAGGCTTGGCTAAGCCCCAGCTTCCGCCAG GTCCCTGCAGCCCTGACCTCCTGGCCCAGTTGCAGAGCCGCCAGCGCGAATATAAGTTGGCCGCCCTCCACGCCAAGCAGCAGGGAGATACTGCCACTGCTGCCAGACGTTTCCGTGTGGCCAAG AGCTTCGATGCCATCTTGGAGGCCCTGAGCCGGGGGGAGCCTGTGGACCTGTCCCGCCTGCCACCTCCCCCTG ACCAGCTGCCCCCAGAGCCACCCTCGCCATCACCACAGCCTCCGGCTCCCAGCACGGTGCCCTCCACGCCAG AGGTTCCCCCACCTCCGCGGACTCTCCTGGAGGCACTGGAGCAGCGGATGGAGCGATACCACGTGGCCGCGGCCCAGGCCAAGACCAAAGGGGACCAGCGGAAGGCTCGCATGCATGAGCGCATCGTCAAG CAATACCAAGATGCCATCCGAGCCCACAAGGCGGGCCGAACGGTAGATGTGGCCGAGCTGCCGGTGCCCCCAG GCTTTCCCCCCATCCAGGGCCTGGAGGCCACCGAGCCCACCCAGCAGAGCCTGGTGGGGGTCTTGGAGACCGCCATGAAGCTGGCTAACCAGGATGAAGGCGCAGAGGATGAAGAGGATGAGGAACCCAagaag CCCACCAGCCCTCCGGCCCCCACGGCCCAGCCCAAGGCCCCACCCTCAAGGGCACCCCAATCAGGCTCCACCCCAGCAGCCAAAACAGCCCCCAAGGGCACATCCGCCAGAG CCCAGCAGCAACTGGCCTTCCTGGAGGGCCGCAAGAAGCAGCTCCTACAGGCCGCACTGAGAGCCAAGCAGAAGAATGACGTGGAGGGTGCCAAAATGCACCTGCGCCAGGCCAAGGGGCTGGAGCCCATGCTGGAGGCCTCGCGCAATGGGCTGCCTGTGGATATCGCCAAG GTGCCACCCGCCCCCGTCAACAAAGACGACTTCTCTCTGGTCCAGCGGCCTGGCCCGGGTCTGTCTCAGGAGTCTGCCCGGCGCTACGGTGAACTCACCAAGCTCATAAGGCAGCAGCATGAG ATGTGCCTGAACCACTCTAACCAGTTCACCCACCTGGGCAACATTGCCGAAACCAGCAA ATTTGAGAAATTGGCAGAGGACTGTAAGCGGAGCAtggagattctgaagcaggcaTTCGCCCGAGGTCTCCCCACGCCCACTGCCCGCTTTGAGCAGAGAACCTTCAGCGTCATCAA GATCTTCCCTGACCTCAGCAGCAACGACATGCTCCTGTTCATCGTGAAGGGCATCAACTTGCCCACGCCCCCAG GGCTGTCTCCCAGCGACCTGGATGTCTTTGTTCGGTTTGACTTCCCCTATCCCAACGTG GAAGAAGCTCAGAAAGACAAGACCAGTGTGATTAAGAACACAGACTCCCCCG AGTTCAAGGAGCAGTTCAAACTCTGCATCAACCGCAGCCACCGCGGCTTCCGAAGGGCCATCCAGACCAAAGGCATCAAATTTGAAGTGGTCCACAAGGG GGGGCTGTTCAAGACTGACCGGGTGCTGGGCACAGCCcagctgaagctggacgcccTGGAGACCGCGTGTGAGGTCCGGGAGATCCTTGAG GTCCTGGATGGTCGCAGGCCCACCGGGGGGCGGCTGGAGGTGATGGTCCGGATTCGGGAGCCACTGACCGCCCAGCAGTTGGAGACCACAACTGAGAGGTGGCTGGTCATTGACCCCGTGCCAGCAGCCGCGCCCACG CAGGTTGCTGGGCCCAAAGGGAAGGCCCCTCCCGTACCCACCCCTTCGAGGGAGCCAGGGAACAG ATCGGCCCGGCCCCTGCACAGCCTCAGCGTGCTGGCCTTTGATCAAGAGCGTCTGGAGCGGAAG ATCCTGGCCCTGAGGCAGGCGCGGCGGCCGGTGCCCCCGGAGGTGGCCCAGCAGTACCAGGACATCATGCAACGCAGCCAGTGGCAGAGGGCGCAGCTGGAGCAGGGGGGCCCGGGCATCCGGAGGG agTACGCGGCCCAGCTGGAGCGCCAGCTGCAGTTCTACACAGAGGCGGCCCGGCGCCTGGGCAACGACGGCAGCAGG GAGGCTGCAAAGGAGGCACTCTACAGGCGGAACCTGGTGGAGAGTGAG CTGCAGCGGCTCCGCAGGTGA
- the CC2D1A gene encoding coiled-coil and C2 domain-containing protein 1A isoform X1, translating to MHKRKGPPGPPGRGAAAARQLGLLVDLSPDGLMIPEDGVNDEELEAEFLALVGGQPQVLEKLKGKGPLPMEAIEKMASLCMRDPDEEEGTDDEEDVEADDELLAELNVVLGEEQKSLESHPPVAQPKAAAPSPGVEATLQERLALYQRAIESARQAGGGAKMRRYDRGLKTLENLLASVRKGNAIDEGDIPPPVAVGKGPAATPSHTPAPSQPASTTSQPAPEPRVTVEGPPSSAPASSIGLAKPQLPPGPCSPDLLAQLQSRQREYKLAALHAKQQGDTATAARRFRVAKSFDAILEALSRGEPVDLSRLPPPPDQLPPEPPSPSPQPPAPSTVPSTPEVPPPPRTLLEALEQRMERYHVAAAQAKTKGDQRKARMHERIVKQYQDAIRAHKAGRTVDVAELPVPPGFPPIQGLEATEPTQQSLVGVLETAMKLANQDEGAEDEEDEEPKKQPTSPPAPTAQPKAPPSRAPQSGSTPAAKTAPKGTSARAQQQLAFLEGRKKQLLQAALRAKQKNDVEGAKMHLRQAKGLEPMLEASRNGLPVDIAKVPPAPVNKDDFSLVQRPGPGLSQESARRYGELTKLIRQQHEMCLNHSNQFTHLGNIAETSKFEKLAEDCKRSMEILKQAFARGLPTPTARFEQRTFSVIKIFPDLSSNDMLLFIVKGINLPTPPGLSPSDLDVFVRFDFPYPNVEEAQKDKTSVIKNTDSPEFKEQFKLCINRSHRGFRRAIQTKGIKFEVVHKGGLFKTDRVLGTAQLKLDALETACEVREILEVLDGRRPTGGRLEVMVRIREPLTAQQLETTTERWLVIDPVPAAAPTQVAGPKGKAPPVPTPSREPGNRSARPLHSLSVLAFDQERLERKILALRQARRPVPPEVAQQYQDIMQRSQWQRAQLEQGGPGIRREYAAQLERQLQFYTEAARRLGNDGSREAAKEALYRRNLVESELQRLRR from the exons ATGCACAAGAGGAAGGGCCCCCCGGGGCCCCCCGGCCGAggtgccgccgccgcccgccag CTGGGCCTGCTGGTTGACCTCTCCCCAGACGGCCTTATGATCCCCGAGGATGGAGTTAACGATGAGGAACTGGAGGCCGAGTTCTTGGCCTTGGTGGGGGGCCAGCCCCAAGTCCTGGAGAAGCTCAAAGGCAAAG GTCCCCTGCCCATGGAGGCCATTGAGAAGATGGCGAGCCTGTGCATGAGAGACCCGGATGAGGAGGAAGGTACCGACGACGAGGAGGATGTGGAGGCTGACGACGAACTGCTG GCAGAACTAAATGTGGTccttggggaggagcagaagtcTCTGGAGTCCCACCCTCCTGTGGCTCAG CCCAAAgctgcagcccccagccccggggTGGAGGCCACCTTGCAGGAGAGGCTGGCCCTCTACCAGAGGGCGATCGAAAGCGCTAGGCAAGCTGGAGGTGGAGCCAAGATGCGGCGCTACGACCGGGGGCTTAAG ACACTTGAAAACCTGCTGGCCTCGGTCCGGAAAGGTAACGCCATCGACGAAGGGGACATCCCACCGCCCGTGGCagtggggaagggtccggcagccACCCCCAGCCACACGCCCGCACCCTCCCAGCCGGCCTCCACCACGAGCCAGCCAGCCCCGGAGCCCAGGGTCACGGTAGAAGGCCCGCcttcctctgccccagcctcATCCATAGGCTTGGCTAAGCCCCAGCTTCCGCCAG GTCCCTGCAGCCCTGACCTCCTGGCCCAGTTGCAGAGCCGCCAGCGCGAATATAAGTTGGCCGCCCTCCACGCCAAGCAGCAGGGAGATACTGCCACTGCTGCCAGACGTTTCCGTGTGGCCAAG AGCTTCGATGCCATCTTGGAGGCCCTGAGCCGGGGGGAGCCTGTGGACCTGTCCCGCCTGCCACCTCCCCCTG ACCAGCTGCCCCCAGAGCCACCCTCGCCATCACCACAGCCTCCGGCTCCCAGCACGGTGCCCTCCACGCCAG AGGTTCCCCCACCTCCGCGGACTCTCCTGGAGGCACTGGAGCAGCGGATGGAGCGATACCACGTGGCCGCGGCCCAGGCCAAGACCAAAGGGGACCAGCGGAAGGCTCGCATGCATGAGCGCATCGTCAAG CAATACCAAGATGCCATCCGAGCCCACAAGGCGGGCCGAACGGTAGATGTGGCCGAGCTGCCGGTGCCCCCAG GCTTTCCCCCCATCCAGGGCCTGGAGGCCACCGAGCCCACCCAGCAGAGCCTGGTGGGGGTCTTGGAGACCGCCATGAAGCTGGCTAACCAGGATGAAGGCGCAGAGGATGAAGAGGATGAGGAACCCAagaag CAGCCCACCAGCCCTCCGGCCCCCACGGCCCAGCCCAAGGCCCCACCCTCAAGGGCACCCCAATCAGGCTCCACCCCAGCAGCCAAAACAGCCCCCAAGGGCACATCCGCCAGAG CCCAGCAGCAACTGGCCTTCCTGGAGGGCCGCAAGAAGCAGCTCCTACAGGCCGCACTGAGAGCCAAGCAGAAGAATGACGTGGAGGGTGCCAAAATGCACCTGCGCCAGGCCAAGGGGCTGGAGCCCATGCTGGAGGCCTCGCGCAATGGGCTGCCTGTGGATATCGCCAAG GTGCCACCCGCCCCCGTCAACAAAGACGACTTCTCTCTGGTCCAGCGGCCTGGCCCGGGTCTGTCTCAGGAGTCTGCCCGGCGCTACGGTGAACTCACCAAGCTCATAAGGCAGCAGCATGAG ATGTGCCTGAACCACTCTAACCAGTTCACCCACCTGGGCAACATTGCCGAAACCAGCAA ATTTGAGAAATTGGCAGAGGACTGTAAGCGGAGCAtggagattctgaagcaggcaTTCGCCCGAGGTCTCCCCACGCCCACTGCCCGCTTTGAGCAGAGAACCTTCAGCGTCATCAA GATCTTCCCTGACCTCAGCAGCAACGACATGCTCCTGTTCATCGTGAAGGGCATCAACTTGCCCACGCCCCCAG GGCTGTCTCCCAGCGACCTGGATGTCTTTGTTCGGTTTGACTTCCCCTATCCCAACGTG GAAGAAGCTCAGAAAGACAAGACCAGTGTGATTAAGAACACAGACTCCCCCG AGTTCAAGGAGCAGTTCAAACTCTGCATCAACCGCAGCCACCGCGGCTTCCGAAGGGCCATCCAGACCAAAGGCATCAAATTTGAAGTGGTCCACAAGGG GGGGCTGTTCAAGACTGACCGGGTGCTGGGCACAGCCcagctgaagctggacgcccTGGAGACCGCGTGTGAGGTCCGGGAGATCCTTGAG GTCCTGGATGGTCGCAGGCCCACCGGGGGGCGGCTGGAGGTGATGGTCCGGATTCGGGAGCCACTGACCGCCCAGCAGTTGGAGACCACAACTGAGAGGTGGCTGGTCATTGACCCCGTGCCAGCAGCCGCGCCCACG CAGGTTGCTGGGCCCAAAGGGAAGGCCCCTCCCGTACCCACCCCTTCGAGGGAGCCAGGGAACAG ATCGGCCCGGCCCCTGCACAGCCTCAGCGTGCTGGCCTTTGATCAAGAGCGTCTGGAGCGGAAG ATCCTGGCCCTGAGGCAGGCGCGGCGGCCGGTGCCCCCGGAGGTGGCCCAGCAGTACCAGGACATCATGCAACGCAGCCAGTGGCAGAGGGCGCAGCTGGAGCAGGGGGGCCCGGGCATCCGGAGGG agTACGCGGCCCAGCTGGAGCGCCAGCTGCAGTTCTACACAGAGGCGGCCCGGCGCCTGGGCAACGACGGCAGCAGG GAGGCTGCAAAGGAGGCACTCTACAGGCGGAACCTGGTGGAGAGTGAG CTGCAGCGGCTCCGCAGGTGA
- the CC2D1A gene encoding coiled-coil and C2 domain-containing protein 1A isoform X3, translated as MHKRKGPPGPPGRGAAAARQLGLLVDLSPDGLMIPEDGVNDEELEAEFLALVGGQPQVLEKLKGKGPLPMEAIEKMASLCMRDPDEEEGTDDEEDVEADDELLAELNVVLGEEQKSLESHPPVAQPKAAAPSPGVEATLQERLALYQRAIESARQAGGGAKMRRYDRGLKTLENLLASVRKGNAIDEGDIPPPVAVGKGPAATPSHTPAPSQPASTTSQPAPEPRVTVEGPPSSAPASSIGLAKPQLPPGPCSPDLLAQLQSRQREYKLAALHAKQQGDTATAARRFRVAKSFDAILEALSRGEPVDLSRLPPPPDQLPPEPPSPSPQPPAPSTVPSTPEVPPPPRTLLEALEQRMERYHVAAAQAKTKGDQRKARMHERIVKQYQDAIRAHKAGRTVDVAELPVPPGFPPIQGLEATEPTQQSLVGVLETAMKLANQDEGAEDEEDEEPKKQPTSPPAPTAQPKAPPSRAPQSGSTPAAKTAPKGTSARAQQQLAFLEGRKKQLLQAALRAKQKNDVEGAKMHLRQAKGLEPMLEASRNGLPVDIAKVPPAPVNKDDFSLVQRPGPGLSQESARRYGELTKLIRQQHEMCLNHSNQFTHLGNIAETSKFEKLAEDCKRSMEILKQAFARGLPTPTARFEQRTFSVIKIFPDLSSNDMLLFIVKGINLPTPPGLSPSDLDVFVRFDFPYPNVEEAQKDKTSVIKNTDSPEFKEQFKLCINRSHRGFRRAIQTKGIKFEVVHKGGLFKTDRVLGTAQLKLDALETACEVREILEVLDGRRPTGGRLEVMVRIREPLTAQQLETTTERWLVIDPVPAAAPTVAGPKGKAPPVPTPSREPGNRSARPLHSLSVLAFDQERLERKILALRQARRPVPPEVAQQYQDIMQRSQWQRAQLEQGGPGIRREYAAQLERQLQFYTEAARRLGNDGSREAAKEALYRRNLVESELQRLRR; from the exons ATGCACAAGAGGAAGGGCCCCCCGGGGCCCCCCGGCCGAggtgccgccgccgcccgccag CTGGGCCTGCTGGTTGACCTCTCCCCAGACGGCCTTATGATCCCCGAGGATGGAGTTAACGATGAGGAACTGGAGGCCGAGTTCTTGGCCTTGGTGGGGGGCCAGCCCCAAGTCCTGGAGAAGCTCAAAGGCAAAG GTCCCCTGCCCATGGAGGCCATTGAGAAGATGGCGAGCCTGTGCATGAGAGACCCGGATGAGGAGGAAGGTACCGACGACGAGGAGGATGTGGAGGCTGACGACGAACTGCTG GCAGAACTAAATGTGGTccttggggaggagcagaagtcTCTGGAGTCCCACCCTCCTGTGGCTCAG CCCAAAgctgcagcccccagccccggggTGGAGGCCACCTTGCAGGAGAGGCTGGCCCTCTACCAGAGGGCGATCGAAAGCGCTAGGCAAGCTGGAGGTGGAGCCAAGATGCGGCGCTACGACCGGGGGCTTAAG ACACTTGAAAACCTGCTGGCCTCGGTCCGGAAAGGTAACGCCATCGACGAAGGGGACATCCCACCGCCCGTGGCagtggggaagggtccggcagccACCCCCAGCCACACGCCCGCACCCTCCCAGCCGGCCTCCACCACGAGCCAGCCAGCCCCGGAGCCCAGGGTCACGGTAGAAGGCCCGCcttcctctgccccagcctcATCCATAGGCTTGGCTAAGCCCCAGCTTCCGCCAG GTCCCTGCAGCCCTGACCTCCTGGCCCAGTTGCAGAGCCGCCAGCGCGAATATAAGTTGGCCGCCCTCCACGCCAAGCAGCAGGGAGATACTGCCACTGCTGCCAGACGTTTCCGTGTGGCCAAG AGCTTCGATGCCATCTTGGAGGCCCTGAGCCGGGGGGAGCCTGTGGACCTGTCCCGCCTGCCACCTCCCCCTG ACCAGCTGCCCCCAGAGCCACCCTCGCCATCACCACAGCCTCCGGCTCCCAGCACGGTGCCCTCCACGCCAG AGGTTCCCCCACCTCCGCGGACTCTCCTGGAGGCACTGGAGCAGCGGATGGAGCGATACCACGTGGCCGCGGCCCAGGCCAAGACCAAAGGGGACCAGCGGAAGGCTCGCATGCATGAGCGCATCGTCAAG CAATACCAAGATGCCATCCGAGCCCACAAGGCGGGCCGAACGGTAGATGTGGCCGAGCTGCCGGTGCCCCCAG GCTTTCCCCCCATCCAGGGCCTGGAGGCCACCGAGCCCACCCAGCAGAGCCTGGTGGGGGTCTTGGAGACCGCCATGAAGCTGGCTAACCAGGATGAAGGCGCAGAGGATGAAGAGGATGAGGAACCCAagaag CAGCCCACCAGCCCTCCGGCCCCCACGGCCCAGCCCAAGGCCCCACCCTCAAGGGCACCCCAATCAGGCTCCACCCCAGCAGCCAAAACAGCCCCCAAGGGCACATCCGCCAGAG CCCAGCAGCAACTGGCCTTCCTGGAGGGCCGCAAGAAGCAGCTCCTACAGGCCGCACTGAGAGCCAAGCAGAAGAATGACGTGGAGGGTGCCAAAATGCACCTGCGCCAGGCCAAGGGGCTGGAGCCCATGCTGGAGGCCTCGCGCAATGGGCTGCCTGTGGATATCGCCAAG GTGCCACCCGCCCCCGTCAACAAAGACGACTTCTCTCTGGTCCAGCGGCCTGGCCCGGGTCTGTCTCAGGAGTCTGCCCGGCGCTACGGTGAACTCACCAAGCTCATAAGGCAGCAGCATGAG ATGTGCCTGAACCACTCTAACCAGTTCACCCACCTGGGCAACATTGCCGAAACCAGCAA ATTTGAGAAATTGGCAGAGGACTGTAAGCGGAGCAtggagattctgaagcaggcaTTCGCCCGAGGTCTCCCCACGCCCACTGCCCGCTTTGAGCAGAGAACCTTCAGCGTCATCAA GATCTTCCCTGACCTCAGCAGCAACGACATGCTCCTGTTCATCGTGAAGGGCATCAACTTGCCCACGCCCCCAG GGCTGTCTCCCAGCGACCTGGATGTCTTTGTTCGGTTTGACTTCCCCTATCCCAACGTG GAAGAAGCTCAGAAAGACAAGACCAGTGTGATTAAGAACACAGACTCCCCCG AGTTCAAGGAGCAGTTCAAACTCTGCATCAACCGCAGCCACCGCGGCTTCCGAAGGGCCATCCAGACCAAAGGCATCAAATTTGAAGTGGTCCACAAGGG GGGGCTGTTCAAGACTGACCGGGTGCTGGGCACAGCCcagctgaagctggacgcccTGGAGACCGCGTGTGAGGTCCGGGAGATCCTTGAG GTCCTGGATGGTCGCAGGCCCACCGGGGGGCGGCTGGAGGTGATGGTCCGGATTCGGGAGCCACTGACCGCCCAGCAGTTGGAGACCACAACTGAGAGGTGGCTGGTCATTGACCCCGTGCCAGCAGCCGCGCCCACG GTTGCTGGGCCCAAAGGGAAGGCCCCTCCCGTACCCACCCCTTCGAGGGAGCCAGGGAACAG ATCGGCCCGGCCCCTGCACAGCCTCAGCGTGCTGGCCTTTGATCAAGAGCGTCTGGAGCGGAAG ATCCTGGCCCTGAGGCAGGCGCGGCGGCCGGTGCCCCCGGAGGTGGCCCAGCAGTACCAGGACATCATGCAACGCAGCCAGTGGCAGAGGGCGCAGCTGGAGCAGGGGGGCCCGGGCATCCGGAGGG agTACGCGGCCCAGCTGGAGCGCCAGCTGCAGTTCTACACAGAGGCGGCCCGGCGCCTGGGCAACGACGGCAGCAGG GAGGCTGCAAAGGAGGCACTCTACAGGCGGAACCTGGTGGAGAGTGAG CTGCAGCGGCTCCGCAGGTGA